A genomic window from Cytobacillus suaedae includes:
- a CDS encoding protoheme IX farnesyltransferase produces MSNTRAVDDNELQDKTSSHNINKRSAYKDFLALIKIGIVNSNAITTFTGLWLALHFSGMAFLDNLDIVLYTLIGSSLVIAGSCSLNNYIDRDIDPFMERTKSRPTVTGTVDPKRVLVMGIVLTIIGTIFLLLTTVTAAVIGIIGVVAYVYLYTIWSKRRYTINTVIGSISGAVPPLIGWAAVDPDLHMVAWILFLILFIWQPPHFLALAMKRVEEYRAAGVPMLPVVHGFAVTKRQIVIWVACLLPLPFYLFSLGIPFMILATLLNLGWLIIGLYGFKMKDDIKWAKFMFVYSLNYLTILFVAMVIVTI; encoded by the coding sequence ATGAGTAATACGAGAGCAGTTGATGACAATGAACTGCAAGACAAAACGAGCTCTCATAATATAAACAAGAGGTCCGCTTACAAGGATTTTCTTGCGTTGATCAAAATTGGAATTGTAAATTCTAATGCTATTACTACTTTTACTGGATTGTGGTTAGCCCTTCATTTTTCAGGAATGGCTTTTCTAGATAATTTAGACATTGTCCTTTATACATTAATTGGTTCTTCATTGGTTATCGCTGGTTCCTGTAGTCTAAATAACTATATTGACAGAGATATTGATCCTTTTATGGAAAGAACAAAATCGCGACCAACCGTTACTGGTACAGTTGATCCAAAACGTGTACTTGTAATGGGAATTGTACTTACAATCATTGGTACTATATTCTTGTTGCTAACGACTGTTACAGCTGCAGTGATTGGAATCATTGGTGTTGTAGCTTATGTCTATCTATATACAATCTGGTCAAAAAGAAGATATACAATTAATACTGTAATAGGAAGTATTTCAGGAGCTGTACCTCCACTTATTGGTTGGGCCGCGGTTGATCCTGACCTTCATATGGTTGCTTGGATTCTCTTTTTAATCCTTTTTATATGGCAACCACCACACTTTCTAGCTCTAGCTATGAAGCGTGTAGAAGAATACCGTGCTGCAGGGGTTCCTATGCTGCCTGTTGTACATGGTTTTGCAGTTACTAAGAGACAAATTGTAATTTGGGTTGCATGTTTATTGCCTCTTCCTTTTTACCTCTTTTCTCTTGGAATACCATTTATGATCCTTGCTACTCTTCTAAATCTAGGGTGGCTAATAATAGGTCTATATGGTTTTAAAATGAAGGATGACATTAAGTGGGCAAAATTCATGTTTGTATACTCACTTAACTATTTGACCATTCTGTTTGTAGCAATGGTTATTGTAACTATTTAG